The following are from one region of the Lytechinus variegatus isolate NC3 chromosome 4, Lvar_3.0, whole genome shotgun sequence genome:
- the LOC121413872 gene encoding transcription initiation protein SPT3 homolog, producing the protein MTILLQRAADVCMLRGARFISIEDFIFLMRNDHDKLKRLFQFLSFKDMGMKLTRQISMDDEEDITDELKATQAKRRKLCQDFLSSIDHTGELSSLLESDEVDPIKLERQDRADQKARGMDLNSYKEYTEARRMNFIRKSSKFKEWLDIGNLEPKPNAFAMEIVGFLAHETVAQIVDLSLLVQRDMLASPCDPISKSMSPICFSNLSPLTTHPHHAKLKAANTPPSTPSQSPVPSSPKSPTDKMVSPFLSSTNGNGNGGNLSASNNSNNSDSSSQSQGDSKAPLTPGGTSKAKSKKKKKDRGSSLAALSQYLAIQPHHIIEAMRRYSDVIQPMAYFSKYVTRMKPKLLVL; encoded by the exons CTACAGAGGGCAGCAGACGTCTGTATGCTGAGAGGAGCGAGGTTTATCAGCATTGAAGATTTCATATTTCTCATGAGGAATGATCATGATAAACTGAAAAGACTGTTTCAATTCTTGAGTTTCAAAGATATGGGAATGAAACTAACACGGCAAATCAGTATGGATGATGAAGAGGATATCACTGATG AGCTGAAGGCCACACAGGCCAAGAGAAGAAAGTTATGCCAGGACTTCCTGTCCAGTATCGACCACACGGGGGAGCTGTCCAGTTTATTAGAATCCGATGAAGTAGATCCGATCAAGCTGGAGAGACAGGATAGGGCCGACCAGAAGGCCCGCGGAATGGATTTGAATTCTTACAAGGAATACACAGAGGCGAGGAGAATGAACTTCA TCAGGAAATCAAGCAAGTTCAAGGAGTGGTTAGACATTGGTAACCTAGAACCTAAACCTAATGCCTTTGCCATGGAGATAGTAGGATTCCTTGCTCATGAAACAGTAGCACAG aTCGTGGATCTCTCCCTGCTGGTCCAGCGTGACATGCTTGCGTCCCCCTGCGACCCCATCTCGAAATCCATGAGCCCGATATGCTTCAGCAACCTCTCCCCCTTAACGACCCACCCCCACCATGCCAAGCTCAAAGCAGCCAACACCCCGCCCTCAACACCCTCACAATCCCCCGTCCCTTCGTCCCCCAAATCCCCCACGGACAAAATGGTATCGCCCTTCCTCTCATCCACCAATGGCAATGGGAATGGAGGCAACCTGAGTGCGTCTAATAACAGCAACAACTCGGATAGTTCATCGCAGTCACAGGGGGACTCCAAGGCCCCTCTCACGCCAGGAGGGACTTCGAAAGCAAagtcaaagaaaaagaaaaag GACCGTGGTTCATCCTTAGCAGCGTTGAGTCAGTATCTTGCTATCCAACCCCATCACATAATTGAAGCTATGAGGAGATATTCAGACGTCATCCAACCAATGGCTTACTTTTCG AAATATGTGACGCGGATGAAACCGAAGTTACTGGTCTTGTAA